One Cucurbita pepo subsp. pepo cultivar mu-cu-16 chromosome LG20, ASM280686v2, whole genome shotgun sequence genomic window carries:
- the LOC111783405 gene encoding chaperonin 60 subunit alpha 2, chloroplastic: MEVPARLSAPAPVPRTLLFPVTKLGGSQRLFRCARNSWKMRNLVVRAGPKRISFGKECRGALLAGIDKLADAVSVTLGPKGRNVILSEKETLKVVNDGVTIAKAIELSDAIENAGVVLIQEVASKMNDLAGDGTTTAIILAREMIKSGLLAVSFGADPVSLKKGMDKTVKELIEVLKKKSTPVQGKNDIKAVAMISSGNDEYVGNLIAEAIEKIGPDGVISIESSKSSETCVIIEEGMKIDKGYMSPQFITNQDKSIVEFDNAKVLVTDQIISTVKEIVPLLEKTIQLSLPLLIIAEDISRQVLETLVLNKVQGLVNVAVVKCPGLGERKKSLLQDIALMTGADFLSGDLGLGLEGATSDQLGIARKVVITSNSTTIVADPSTKAEIQARISQIKKDLVETDNSYLSRKLSERIAKLSGGVAVIKVGAHTEVELEDRKLRIEDAKNAVFAAMNEGIVPGGGATYVHLSEFLPTIKHSMEDRDEQIGADIVGKALLAPTKFIASNAGVDGVVVVEKTRACHWRHGYNAMADRYEDLINAGVLDPCLVSRCALQIAASVAGIILTTQAIMVDKIKKPKPAIPHVPGISP; the protein is encoded by the exons ATGGAAGTCCCCGCCCGTCTTTCTGCTCCGGCTCCCGTTCCCCGAACTCTGCTCTTCCCTGTAACG AAGCTCGGTGGGAGTCAAAGGCTATTTCGGTGCGCGAGAAATTCATGGAAGATGAGAAATCTTGTCGTCAGGGCCGGTCCTAAGAGGATTTCTTTTGGTAAAGAATGCAGAGGGGCATTGCTAGCTGGTATTGATAAGTTAGCTGATGCTGTTTCTGTCACGTTAGGACCCAAAG GACGCAATGTTATTCTCTCAGAAAAGGAAACGCTTAAAGTGGTTAATGACGGGGTTACGATTGCTAAAGCTATTGAGCTTTCGGATGCAATTGAGAATGCAGGAGTGGTGCTGATCCAAGAG GTTGCTAGTAAAATGAATGACTTGGCTGGAGATGGAACCACCACTGCAATAATTTTGGCACGTGAAATGATCAAATCTGGATTATTGGCAGTTTCCTTTGGAGCTGATCCGGTTTCGTTAAAGAAAGGAATGGATAAGACTGTAAAGGAGTTAATCGAGGtcttaaagaagaaaagtacTCCTGTACAAggaaaaaatgatattaaag CTGTTGCGATGATATCTTCTGGAAATGATGAATATGTGGGGAACTTGATTGCTGAAGCTATAGAAAAGATCGGCCCTGATGGTGTGATCTCAATCGAGTCGTCCAAATCCTCGGAAACTTGTGTAATAATAGAGGAAGGAATGAAG ATTGATAAAGGTTACATGTCGCCTCAGTTTATTACAAATCAAGATAAGTCTATTGTGGAGTTTGACAATGCAAAAGTCCTAGTAACCGATCAAATAATTTCGACTGTCAAAGAAATCGTTCCTTTGTTGGAAAAGACCATACAACTTAGTCTTCCTCTGCTGATAATTGCAGAGGACATCTCGAGACAAGTTCTAGAAACTCTAGTGCTGAACAAGGTACAGGGTTTAGTTAATGTGGCGGTTGTAAAATGTCCTGGGCTcggtgaaagaaagaaatctcTATTGCAAGATATTGCACTAATGACAG GTGCTGATTTTCTCTCTGGAGATTTGGGTCTAGGACTCGAGGGTGCAACGTCAGACCAGCTTGGAATTGCTAGGAAAGTAGTTATAACATCTAATTCAACTACAATAGTTGCAGATCCCTCTACTAAAGCTGAAATTCAAGCAAGAATTTCACAGATTAAGAAGGATCTTGTTGAAACAGATAATTCCTACCTCTCGAGAAAACTTTCGGAGAGGATTGCTAAGCTTTCTGGTGGAGTTGCTGTCATCAAG GTGGGAGCACATACTGAGGTGGAACTTGAAGACAGGAAACTCAGAATTGAGGATGCAAAGAATGCGGTCTTTGCTGCCATGAATGAAGGCATTGTTCCTGGTGGAGGTGCTACCTATGTTCATCTCTCTGAATTTCTTCCTACCATAAAACATTCAATGGAAGATCGAGACGAGCAGATCGGTGCCGATATTGTGGGCAAG GCACTTCTTGCACCAACAAAATTCATTGCAAGTAACGCAGGCGTTGACGGAGTAGTTGTTGTGGAGAAAACTCGAGCCTGCCATTGGCGACATGGGTATAACGCAATGGCAGACAGGTATGAAGATCTTATTAATGCTGGTGTATTAGATCCTTGCCTTGTTTCAAGATGTGCACTTCAGATTGCAGCCTCAGTTGCTGGGATCATTTTAACGACTCAAGCCATAATGGTggacaaaataaagaaaccaaAGCCAGCCATTCCTCATGTTCCTGGAATATCTCCATGA
- the LOC111783671 gene encoding glycine cleavage system H protein 2, mitochondrial, which produces MASRLLWASRAASFLRISTPYRGFASVVKDLKYATSHEWVKVEGDKATIGITDHAQDHLGDVVYVELPEVGASVKQDGSFGAVESVKATSDINSPVSGKIVEVNDELSSSPGLVNSSPYENGWIIKVEVSDSNELKNLMDSEQYSKFCEEEDSKH; this is translated from the exons ATGGCGTCGAGGTTGCTTTGGGCTTCAAGAGCTGCTTCATTTCTTAGGATCTCAACTCCCTATAGAGGGTTTGCTTCTG TTGTGAAGGATTTGAAGTATGCCACCTCTCATGAATGGGTGAAAGTAGAAGGGGATAAAGCAACTATTGGCATAACTGATCATGCTCAAGATCATTTGGGTGATGTTGTCTATGTTGAATTACCAGAGGTTGGAGCCTCTGTTAAACAGGATGGCAGCTTTGGTGCGGTAGAAAGTGTCAAGGCTACCAGTGATATTAACTCTCCTGTGTCGGGGAAAATCGTTGAGGTCAATGACGAGCTCAGCAGTTCCCCTGGTCTG GTGAACTCAAGCCCATATGAGAATGGATGGATAATTAAGGTGGAGGTTAGTGACAGTAATGAACTGAAGAATTTGATGGACTCTGAGCAGTACTCCAAGTtctgtgaagaagaagattcaaagCACTGA